One window of the Methanocaldococcus vulcanius M7 genome contains the following:
- the hcp gene encoding hydroxylamine reductase: MKFEPRPTKMFCFQCQEAARNEGCTVKGVCGKDDIVANLQDLLIYTIKGLCYVCDKGNYLDDEVMDYIPKALFVTITNVNFDDKDVIDWIKKGVALREKIIEKTNLNKEELPHCATWTYETDEDLINLANTKEVSVLAEDNEDIRSLKELITYGIKGIGAYLSHAMHLGYNNEEIHKFIVKAFTKIVDSKDADELFNLAMETGKHAVETLALLDKANTETYGHPEITEVNLGVRDRPGILISGHDLKDLEELLEQSKDAGVDIYTHCEMLPAHYYPFFKKYDHFVGNYGGSWPFQREEFEKFNGPIVMTTNCLVPPKDSYKDRVYVTNEVGYPGLKRIPVKEDGTKDFSEVIEHAKKCKPPTPLENGKIVGGFAHNQVLALADKVIEAVKSGKIRKFVVMAGCDGRHKTREYYTEFAKKLPKDTVILTCGCAKYRFIKLGLGDIDGIPRVLDAGQCNDSYSLVKIALALKDAFGLNDVNELPIAYNISWYEQKAVTVLLALLYLGVKDIVLGPTLPAFLSPNVAKVLVEKFGISTISTVDEDIKRLVG; this comes from the coding sequence ATGAAATTTGAACCAAGACCTACAAAAATGTTCTGCTTCCAATGTCAAGAGGCAGCAAGAAACGAAGGTTGTACTGTAAAAGGTGTCTGTGGAAAAGATGATATTGTAGCAAACCTCCAAGATCTATTAATTTATACTATAAAAGGTTTATGCTACGTCTGTGATAAAGGCAATTACTTAGATGATGAAGTTATGGACTACATTCCAAAGGCATTATTTGTAACAATAACTAACGTCAATTTTGATGATAAAGATGTAATCGACTGGATAAAGAAAGGAGTCGCTTTAAGAGAGAAAATTATAGAAAAAACTAATTTAAATAAAGAAGAACTTCCTCACTGTGCTACTTGGACTTACGAAACCGACGAAGATTTAATAAATTTAGCTAATACAAAGGAAGTTAGCGTCTTAGCAGAGGATAATGAGGACATAAGATCTTTAAAAGAACTTATAACCTATGGAATTAAGGGAATAGGAGCTTATCTAAGCCATGCCATGCATCTCGGCTACAACAATGAAGAAATCCATAAATTTATAGTTAAAGCATTCACTAAAATCGTTGATAGCAAAGATGCTGATGAATTATTTAATTTAGCAATGGAGACAGGAAAACATGCTGTTGAGACATTGGCATTATTAGATAAGGCAAACACTGAAACCTATGGACATCCAGAGATAACAGAGGTTAATTTGGGAGTTAGAGATAGGCCAGGAATTTTAATAAGTGGGCATGATTTAAAGGACTTGGAGGAGTTGTTAGAGCAAAGTAAAGATGCAGGAGTTGATATTTACACCCATTGTGAGATGTTGCCAGCCCACTACTATCCATTCTTTAAAAAGTATGATCACTTTGTAGGAAACTATGGTGGCTCATGGCCATTCCAAAGAGAGGAGTTTGAGAAATTCAACGGCCCAATAGTGATGACAACAAACTGTTTAGTCCCACCAAAGGACTCATACAAGGATAGGGTTTATGTAACCAACGAAGTTGGCTATCCTGGCTTAAAGAGAATCCCTGTAAAAGAGGATGGAACTAAGGACTTTTCAGAGGTTATAGAGCACGCTAAAAAATGCAAGCCACCAACACCACTCGAAAATGGAAAGATCGTTGGAGGATTCGCTCACAACCAAGTTTTAGCACTGGCGGATAAAGTAATTGAGGCAGTTAAAAGTGGAAAAATAAGAAAATTCGTTGTAATGGCTGGATGTGATGGAAGGCATAAAACAAGAGAGTACTATACTGAATTTGCCAAGAAACTTCCTAAAGATACAGTTATATTAACATGTGGATGTGCAAAATATAGATTTATCAAATTAGGGCTTGGAGACATTGATGGAATTCCAAGAGTGTTAGATGCTGGGCAGTGTAATGATAGTTATTCATTAGTTAAAATTGCATTGGCTTTAAAAGATGCATTTGGCTTAAATGATGTAAATGAGCTTCCAATCGCTTATAATATCTCCTGGTATGAGCAAAAAGCAGTTACCGTATTATTGGCCTTGCTTTACTTAGGAGTTAAGGATATTGTATTAGGTCCAACATTACCAGCATTCTTATCTCCAAATGTAGCAAAGGTCTTGGTTGAGAAGTTTGGAATCTCAACGATCTCAACAGTTGATGAAGATATTAAGAGATTAGTTGGGTAA
- a CDS encoding cupin domain-containing protein yields the protein MIEKVYEFKKDAKTKVVEKIVNTEHVQINHIVLPKGEQMPKHYSNSYVHLIIIKGEMTLTLEDQEPHNYKEGNIVYVPFNVKMLIQNLNSDVLEFFVIKAPHPRKLNAPEEAIKCE from the coding sequence ATGATAGAAAAGGTTTATGAGTTTAAAAAAGATGCTAAAACAAAGGTTGTTGAAAAAATTGTCAATACTGAACATGTTCAGATCAATCATATTGTCTTACCAAAAGGAGAGCAGATGCCAAAGCATTACTCAAACTCCTACGTTCATTTAATAATAATTAAAGGAGAAATGACTCTAACCTTAGAAGATCAAGAACCACACAACTACAAAGAAGGAAATATTGTTTATGTTCCATTTAATGTAAAGATGTTGATCCAAAACTTAAATTCAGATGTTTTAGAATTTTTTGTTATAAAAGCCCCTCATCCAAGAAAGTTAAATGCTCCAGAAGAGGCAATTAAATGTGAATAG
- a CDS encoding TatD family hydrolase: protein MIDAHTHLDVRSFEDLEKMALSGIETIITCAHDPYKMSVPEVYLDHWDRLINLEVKRGKMANVEVKVAVGVHPMGYPKNWNVLIKKLPEFLENENVVAIGETGLHYLNEDEKNLLKEQLYLAKDLNMPIIVHTPEKNKKEALIEILKILDEVKIKDELVMIDHINKETVDLIDRDVYIGLTVQPSMKLTHEEAGEIIKNYDKKFILSSDLGSLKADIYALPRTKLYMKKIGVDEDKIIASTYKNAKMFYKL from the coding sequence ATGATAGATGCTCACACTCACTTGGATGTTAGGAGCTTTGAAGATTTGGAGAAGATGGCTTTGAGTGGCATTGAGACGATTATAACCTGCGCTCACGATCCATACAAGATGAGTGTTCCAGAGGTGTATTTAGATCACTGGGATCGGTTGATTAATTTAGAGGTTAAAAGAGGAAAAATGGCTAATGTTGAAGTTAAAGTGGCAGTTGGAGTTCATCCTATGGGTTATCCAAAGAATTGGAATGTTTTAATAAAAAAACTGCCTGAATTTTTGGAAAATGAGAATGTTGTAGCTATCGGAGAGACGGGATTGCATTATCTAAATGAAGATGAAAAAAATCTTTTAAAAGAGCAGTTATACTTAGCAAAAGATCTCAATATGCCTATTATAGTTCATACTCCTGAGAAGAACAAAAAAGAGGCATTAATTGAAATTTTAAAAATTTTAGATGAAGTTAAAATAAAGGATGAGTTGGTTATGATCGATCACATAAATAAAGAGACAGTTGATTTAATCGATAGGGATGTTTATATCGGCTTAACTGTTCAACCATCAATGAAATTAACTCATGAAGAGGCAGGAGAAATAATTAAAAATTATGACAAAAAATTTATTTTAAGCAGTGATTTAGGAAGTTTGAAGGCGGATATATATGCTTTACCAAGAACTAAGTTGTATATGAAAAAGATCGGCGTTGATGAAGATAAAATTATTGCCTCAACATATAAAAATGCAAAAATGTTTTATAAACTCTAA
- a CDS encoding serine/threonine-protein kinase RIO2 has product MEGITIIKKLIERLKEAQDDDFKILKIIEISMRHYEWVPLEEIVRKAKMPEKDVLYRLKRLNKFEFVVRSTYGYAVSMGGYDALAINAFVKKGILKAVGNKLGVGKEGDVYSVLLEDGREAVLKFHKHGRTCFTRGKRYREYIADKHHISWLYVSRLSAEREFEILNELFPIVKVPEPIHWNRHAIIMGKVVGEELKRIDLSKFMSRDEIKELFWKIIDEVKKAYELGYIHGDLSEFNILFDGEDFVIIDWPQAVSKFHPEAEFYLKRDIENVIRYFKKYKIDRDDENIDTDKIFNYITGKS; this is encoded by the coding sequence ATGGAGGGGATTACCATAATTAAAAAACTAATTGAGAGATTAAAAGAAGCTCAGGATGATGATTTTAAGATATTGAAAATAATAGAAATATCCATGAGGCATTATGAATGGGTTCCTCTGGAGGAGATTGTTAGAAAGGCAAAAATGCCAGAAAAAGATGTTTTATATAGATTAAAGCGATTAAATAAATTTGAATTTGTAGTTAGGAGTACGTATGGTTATGCCGTTTCAATGGGGGGTTATGATGCCCTTGCAATAAATGCATTTGTTAAAAAAGGAATTTTAAAAGCAGTAGGGAATAAATTAGGGGTTGGAAAAGAAGGAGATGTATATAGTGTATTGTTAGAAGATGGAAGAGAAGCAGTGTTAAAATTCCATAAGCATGGAAGGACGTGTTTTACAAGAGGAAAGAGATATAGGGAGTACATAGCGGATAAACATCATATAAGTTGGCTCTATGTTTCGCGGTTAAGTGCCGAAAGAGAGTTTGAAATTTTGAATGAACTTTTTCCAATAGTTAAAGTTCCAGAGCCAATACACTGGAATAGACATGCGATAATTATGGGAAAAGTCGTGGGAGAGGAGTTAAAGCGAATCGACTTATCTAAATTCATGAGTAGAGATGAAATAAAAGAACTATTTTGGAAGATAATAGATGAAGTTAAAAAAGCTTATGAATTAGGGTATATCCATGGAGATTTAAGTGAATTTAATATACTCTTTGATGGAGAGGACTTTGTGATAATAGATTGGCCACAGGCGGTTTCTAAATTCCATCCTGAGGCAGAATTTTACTTAAAAAGAGATATTGAAAATGTAATTCGATACTTTAAAAAATACAAGATAGACAGAGATGATGAAAATATAGATACTGACAAAATATTCAACTACATTACTGGAAAGAGTTAG
- a CDS encoding L-threonylcarbamoyladenylate synthase, whose protein sequence is MRLHRMPPKIIKIYDLDKEKRKKVLNFLKKEILDGKIIICGTDTLYGISANALNENAVKKIYQIKKRDYNKPLSICLKDINEIKKYAYVNELAEKIIKHFLPGPITIILKKKSNIPNLVSKEYIGIRIPDEEIIRELAIVPLTTTSANISGGKDPTCVEEIDGEIIKNVDYVIDIGKCKYSKPSTIIKIKDSSITLIREGAVPFSEILASIENKKI, encoded by the coding sequence ATGAGGTTGCATAGAATGCCTCCAAAAATCATAAAAATATACGATCTTGATAAAGAAAAACGAAAAAAGGTGTTAAACTTTTTAAAAAAAGAAATCTTAGATGGAAAAATAATAATTTGTGGAACTGATACTCTATATGGTATCTCGGCAAATGCTTTAAATGAAAATGCAGTTAAAAAAATATATCAAATAAAAAAAAGGGACTATAACAAACCATTATCAATATGTTTAAAAGATATTAATGAAATTAAAAAATATGCATATGTTAATGAATTGGCAGAGAAAATTATTAAACATTTTCTTCCTGGACCAATAACGATAATATTGAAAAAGAAATCAAATATTCCTAATCTTGTTTCTAAAGAATATATTGGGATTAGAATTCCAGATGAGGAGATTATTAGAGAGTTAGCAATAGTTCCATTAACAACCACTTCTGCAAATATTTCAGGAGGAAAAGACCCTACCTGTGTGGAAGAGATCGATGGAGAAATAATAAAAAATGTTGATTATGTTATAGACATTGGAAAATGTAAGTATTCAAAACCATCTACAATAATTAAGATAAAAGACAGTTCTATAACCCTCATAAGAGAAGGGGCAGTTCCATTTTCAGAGATCTTGGCTTCGATCGAAAATAAAAAAATATAA
- a CDS encoding DUF2117 family protein: protein MKIGVVIHGPEIVDSGYAIKIINLLKNFGEVRAKLGGTMGRVAVIDNDLQDVIDISEKLMPSQSLKKLSNCDVLVLANYGKSKITGHTFGRIVVERAEIDRPIIQIERPGDKDGTIIIWNKSSKNVEKIAKFLSEKLNLKIERCISNGLDVWEENGKIFRKVHGVDVGEAILVNGVVVGKSESKDVILVAENGKLVDILGGKLKEGGVEKLENVDLKKAVIKTGILRRHPTKPKFKNRKVENGNVILINHAGEDVIEKIKDKDIVAVITIGDDTTTICGDILARFGIRVVGIVDGDEDEILKNPMILDGSVIFQIENMRDDDAGKLLEENLNLDKVYSYDELLDEIKKIFLEKGVSFTEI from the coding sequence ATGAAAATTGGCGTTGTTATTCACGGCCCTGAGATTGTAGATAGTGGATACGCTATAAAAATTATAAATTTGCTAAAAAATTTTGGAGAAGTTAGGGCTAAGTTGGGAGGCACCATGGGAAGAGTTGCGGTTATAGATAATGATTTGCAAGATGTTATTGATATATCCGAGAAGTTAATGCCTTCCCAATCATTAAAAAAACTTTCGAACTGTGATGTTTTAGTGCTGGCTAATTATGGAAAATCAAAAATTACAGGACATACGTTTGGAAGAATAGTGGTTGAACGAGCGGAGATAGACAGACCAATAATACAGATTGAAAGACCTGGAGATAAAGATGGAACAATTATAATTTGGAATAAAAGTTCGAAAAATGTTGAAAAGATTGCTAAATTTCTCTCTGAAAAATTGAATTTAAAAATTGAGAGATGCATAAGTAATGGATTGGATGTTTGGGAAGAAAATGGAAAGATTTTTAGAAAAGTTCATGGGGTTGATGTTGGAGAGGCAATATTGGTTAACGGAGTAGTTGTTGGGAAATCAGAAAGTAAAGATGTTATTTTAGTAGCTGAAAACGGAAAATTAGTTGATATTTTGGGAGGAAAGTTAAAAGAGGGCGGTGTTGAAAAACTGGAAAATGTGGATCTAAAAAAGGCAGTTATAAAGACAGGAATTTTAAGAAGACATCCAACAAAACCCAAATTTAAAAATAGAAAAGTTGAAAATGGAAATGTAATTTTAATAAATCATGCAGGAGAGGACGTTATTGAGAAAATAAAAGATAAGGATATTGTTGCAGTAATAACTATCGGAGATGACACTACAACGATCTGCGGAGATATTTTAGCAAGGTTTGGAATAAGAGTGGTGGGTATTGTAGATGGAGATGAGGATGAAATACTCAAAAATCCTATGATTTTGGATGGATCTGTGATTTTTCAAATAGAAAATATGAGAGATGATGATGCAGGAAAATTACTTGAAGAAAATCTAAATTTAGATAAAGTATACAGTTATGATGAACTTTTAGATGAAATTAAAAAGATATTTTTAGAAAAAGGAGTTAGTTTTACAGAAATTTAA
- a CDS encoding 4Fe-4S binding protein, whose translation MEELRSFAKIFLTGIYENLERIIFGSGRYTDIELRNAILSGTIKLPKTVIEELCIGCEGCANVCPTKAIEMIPIEPIKITENYVKDKIPKINAEKCVYCLYCHDFCPVFSVFNEVSPIHPRDVGEYVEIDVSKLLQKKIEISEEQINKICSLLSINLKKILGDK comes from the coding sequence TTGGAAGAACTAAGAAGTTTTGCTAAGATATTTTTAACTGGAATATATGAGAACTTAGAAAGAATAATATTTGGGAGTGGAAGATACACGGATATAGAGTTAAGAAACGCAATACTGAGCGGAACTATTAAATTACCAAAAACAGTTATTGAAGAGTTATGTATTGGATGTGAAGGATGTGCTAATGTTTGCCCAACCAAAGCGATAGAGATGATCCCAATAGAGCCAATTAAAATAACTGAAAACTATGTAAAAGATAAAATTCCAAAAATCAATGCAGAGAAATGCGTTTATTGCTTATATTGTCATGATTTTTGTCCAGTATTTTCTGTATTCAACGAAGTGTCTCCCATCCACCCAAGAGATGTAGGAGAATATGTGGAGATAGATGTCTCTAAACTTTTACAGAAAAAGATTGAAATATCAGAAGAACAGATAAATAAAATCTGTTCTCTCCTTTCAATTAACTTAAAAAAGATCTTAGGGGATAAATAA
- a CDS encoding 4Fe-4S binding protein, which produces MIITILDKCRVEEKCQTCPFSQTSKCMEACPTDAIFLLNNKSFSCLTCGECARNCPNKAIKKNKFGGYYVDRRRCNGCGICANVCPINIIRIVERDGKKFPMGICSMCGVCVEVCPYGARVSSYELLNTKREGLADRYLKVLENLMKIKVFKEEKSKNVVEVVERTSIKIDKDKCVGCLRCAYLCPRDTILPNNVEACTSCNLCGEACPKNAIENGNIISDQCVLCLKCVEVCPNDALKVENFKIKKIKEDKSVKPKNYCINCGLCALVCPSGALRFENGKLYFSPDVCWSCMECVKICPNDVRRKDKDRKNNKDQIVGGCSLCEICISSCPKNAIEIINVRFEKIKDEDCILCGTCSNVCPKDAIIIDRSNKEIIFTDECIACENCAIHCPRDVIPNTTGYKKVVDRENSFIRTDMDFCIKCGLCNKVCPNSCIDFGVIDVEKCEFCSACYNICPTKAIYIHRVWKTDEGGSHWKN; this is translated from the coding sequence ATGATTATAACCATATTGGACAAGTGTAGAGTTGAAGAAAAATGTCAAACATGCCCGTTTTCTCAAACATCTAAATGTATGGAGGCATGTCCAACTGATGCAATATTTCTTCTAAATAATAAAAGCTTTTCTTGTCTCACTTGTGGAGAATGTGCAAGAAACTGTCCAAATAAAGCAATCAAAAAAAATAAATTTGGAGGTTATTACGTAGACAGGAGAAGATGTAATGGTTGTGGTATCTGTGCAAACGTATGCCCGATAAATATTATAAGAATAGTTGAAAGGGATGGAAAAAAATTTCCAATGGGAATTTGTTCAATGTGTGGTGTCTGTGTTGAAGTTTGCCCTTACGGAGCAAGAGTTAGTTCCTATGAGCTATTAAACACGAAAAGAGAAGGATTAGCAGATAGATATTTAAAAGTTTTAGAAAATCTAATGAAAATCAAAGTTTTTAAAGAGGAAAAAAGTAAAAACGTTGTTGAAGTAGTTGAGAGAACCTCTATAAAAATTGACAAGGATAAATGTGTTGGATGTTTAAGATGCGCCTACCTATGTCCAAGAGATACTATACTTCCTAATAATGTTGAAGCATGCACATCTTGTAATTTATGTGGAGAAGCATGTCCAAAAAATGCCATTGAAAACGGAAACATTATATCTGATCAATGCGTATTATGTTTGAAATGTGTTGAGGTTTGCCCAAATGATGCGTTAAAAGTTGAAAATTTCAAAATTAAAAAAATTAAAGAAGACAAATCTGTTAAACCAAAAAACTACTGTATAAATTGTGGTTTATGTGCCTTAGTATGCCCAAGCGGTGCGTTAAGATTTGAAAATGGAAAATTATATTTCAGTCCAGATGTATGTTGGAGTTGTATGGAGTGTGTTAAAATATGTCCAAATGATGTTAGAAGAAAAGATAAAGATAGAAAAAACAACAAAGACCAAATTGTAGGTGGTTGCTCTTTATGTGAGATCTGCATATCTTCATGTCCAAAAAATGCAATTGAAATAATTAACGTTAGATTTGAAAAAATAAAAGATGAGGACTGTATTTTATGTGGAACTTGCTCAAACGTATGTCCAAAAGATGCAATAATTATTGATAGGAGTAATAAAGAGATTATATTTACTGATGAGTGTATAGCGTGTGAAAACTGTGCAATCCACTGCCCAAGAGATGTTATTCCAAATACAACCGGATATAAAAAAGTTGTGGATAGGGAAAATTCATTTATTAGGACAGATATGGACTTCTGTATAAAGTGTGGTTTGTGTAATAAGGTATGTCCAAACAGTTGTATAGATTTTGGAGTTATAGATGTTGAGAAGTGTGAATTTTGCTCGGCTTGTTATAATATATGCCCGACTAAGGCAATATACATCCATAGAGTTTGGAAAACTGACGAAGGGGGATCACATTGGAAGAACTAA
- a CDS encoding Na(+)/H(+) antiporter subunit B, with protein sequence MSSKRDLVVAISFFIFGASILYSLANMHVNPGVNIVYLNHYIVPNYVCAIIFDWRAYDTLGECLVLVVAVMVSWIVFGKSLYDNSYLKEVFHAPESDDYITLQRWGDYTPIIKFLAYPMSILMVALGILTVLGGHITPGGGFQGGALIASGFILSIIAFGSKSPLWFDHKFLERMEALGALGYLLLGVAGMFMGGYYLFNFTQINGIPVFPAPKDIITAGIIPYLNIVVGLKVLAGLSTAAFLLSCEKVIIEKISKSEEKLE encoded by the coding sequence ATGAGTTCTAAGAGAGATTTAGTAGTGGCAATCTCATTCTTTATATTTGGAGCAAGCATTTTATACAGTTTGGCAAATATGCACGTTAATCCTGGAGTTAATATTGTTTATTTAAATCATTATATAGTCCCGAATTATGTTTGTGCAATAATATTTGATTGGAGGGCATATGATACCTTAGGAGAGTGTTTAGTGTTAGTGGTAGCGGTTATGGTTTCGTGGATTGTGTTTGGAAAATCGTTATATGATAACAGTTATCTAAAAGAGGTCTTTCACGCTCCTGAGTCAGATGATTATATAACCTTACAGAGATGGGGGGATTATACCCCAATTATCAAGTTTTTAGCATACCCTATGAGTATTTTAATGGTTGCTTTAGGGATTCTTACAGTTTTAGGAGGGCATATAACTCCTGGAGGAGGATTTCAGGGAGGAGCATTAATTGCCTCAGGATTTATACTTTCAATTATTGCCTTTGGATCTAAGAGCCCTCTCTGGTTTGATCACAAATTTTTAGAGAGAATGGAGGCATTAGGAGCTCTTGGTTATTTGCTTCTCGGTGTTGCTGGTATGTTTATGGGAGGTTATTATCTCTTTAACTTTACTCAAATAAATGGGATTCCAGTATTTCCAGCTCCGAAGGATATTATTACAGCTGGAATTATCCCTTATTTAAATATTGTGGTTGGGTTAAAAGTTTTAGCTGGTTTATCAACTGCTGCATTCCTTCTGTCATGTGAAAAGGTTATTATAGAAAAGATTAGCAAATCAGAAGAGAAGTTAGAATAA